One genomic window of Evansella cellulosilytica DSM 2522 includes the following:
- the recX gene encoding recombination regulator RecX has product MPKITKITPAKRSKARFHIYIDKGEGEEYAFSVSEDVFIKHHLSKGKELSQQEIANIREEDVLDKAFQKTLNYISYRMRSEKEVFTYLKDLEISPEDAHNLIDRLKDLNVLDDLMFAEAFVRTKKNTQKKGPFIIEQELYEKGISQKHIDQAMKQYPMEEQLENAMVIISKKKSGYKSDSQKQKKQKMHQFLLQRGFSTNVAKEAIEESDLDNSFNEDLEWQAIAKQGEKALRKFMKYENYERDMRIKQFLYQKGFQIDLIDKWINERVKEEG; this is encoded by the coding sequence ATGCCGAAGATCACAAAAATAACCCCAGCGAAACGAAGTAAAGCTCGTTTTCATATATATATAGATAAAGGGGAAGGGGAAGAATATGCTTTCTCCGTTTCTGAAGATGTTTTTATTAAGCATCATTTGTCTAAAGGGAAAGAATTGTCACAACAGGAAATTGCAAACATTCGCGAAGAAGATGTATTAGATAAAGCGTTCCAAAAAACGCTCAACTATATATCTTACCGTATGAGATCAGAAAAAGAAGTGTTCACATATTTAAAGGATCTGGAAATTAGTCCGGAAGATGCACATAACCTAATTGATCGACTAAAGGATTTAAATGTGCTCGATGATCTTATGTTTGCAGAGGCTTTCGTCAGAACGAAAAAAAATACGCAAAAAAAGGGTCCCTTCATTATTGAACAGGAGCTATACGAAAAAGGGATATCACAAAAGCATATTGATCAAGCGATGAAGCAGTATCCAATGGAAGAGCAATTGGAAAACGCAATGGTCATTATCTCGAAAAAAAAGTCAGGCTATAAATCAGACTCTCAAAAGCAGAAGAAACAAAAAATGCATCAATTTTTACTTCAAAGAGGCTTTTCTACTAATGTTGCTAAGGAAGCGATTGAAGAGAGTGATTTAGATAACAGTTTTAATGAGGATTTGGAATGGCAGGCAATTGCAAAGCAAGGAGAAAAAGCGTTAAGAAAGTTTATGAAATATGAGAATTATGAAAGAGATATGAGAATAAAACAGTTTTTATATCAAAAAGGATTTCAAATAGACTTAATCGATAAATGGATAAATGAACGAGTAAAGGAAGAGGGTTAA
- a CDS encoding YfhH family protein: MEKRYSQMTQQELMSEIAQLKVKAQKAEQMGIINEYAVYERKMVMAQAYLMDPSAFKAGDTYEIRDSQEQFKISYMNGVFAWGYRNDSSEEEALPISLLGSKK, from the coding sequence ATGGAAAAACGCTATAGTCAAATGACCCAACAGGAATTGATGTCCGAAATTGCGCAATTAAAAGTGAAGGCACAAAAAGCGGAACAAATGGGAATCATAAATGAATATGCCGTTTATGAGCGAAAAATGGTAATGGCTCAAGCGTATTTGATGGATCCATCCGCCTTCAAAGCTGGAGACACATATGAAATACGTGACTCTCAAGAGCAGTTTAAAATTTCCTACATGAACGGTGTATTTGCTTGGGGATATAGAAATGACTCATCTGAGGAAGAAGCATTGCCAATTTCTCTATTAGGCAGTAAAAAATAA
- the sspK gene encoding small, acid-soluble spore protein K, producing the protein MRNKEKGFPPRISLDGEPRAKAAYASKRADGSINDHPAERMQASTQSRKHDPGE; encoded by the coding sequence ATGCGTAATAAAGAAAAAGGCTTCCCACCGAGAATATCTTTAGATGGAGAACCTAGAGCAAAAGCTGCTTACGCATCCAAACGTGCTGACGGATCCATCAACGACCATCCAGCAGAACGTATGCAAGCTTCTACCCAAAGTAGAAAGCATGACCCTGGTGAGTAG
- a CDS encoding YfhJ family protein, whose amino-acid sequence MNDYFERLTTQLLEQNNKISYAEARTWIELLWEDFEATYAKAGRKYQGQEMTEKILSQWINNYGSRLHEVLIEKPKYRELFEQKKFYH is encoded by the coding sequence ATGAATGATTACTTTGAACGATTAACAACGCAGCTCTTAGAGCAAAACAATAAGATCTCTTATGCAGAGGCAAGAACGTGGATTGAGCTATTATGGGAGGATTTTGAAGCGACATATGCAAAAGCTGGCCGTAAATATCAGGGGCAAGAAATGACGGAAAAGATATTGTCACAATGGATCAACAATTATGGCTCTCGACTTCATGAAGTACTCATCGAAAAGCCGAAATATCGAGAATTATTCGAGCAAAAAAAGTTTTACCATTAA
- a CDS encoding metal-dependent hydrolase, translating to MDTGTHVVMGVALGGLATLDPIVSGSPTMTQAVMLGAIIGSQAPDFDTVLKLKNNATYLRHHRGVTHSIPAWFIWPTLITIVLTLTIPNVNVLHLWLWTFLAVFLHVFVDIFNAYGTKAFAPIKDKWIALGVINIFDIFIFITHIIGIILWRFGTDPGWTFLAMYAVITCYYIWRVRAQRAVYRYVKSLHPDATHIFTSPTYRWNSWHIVVRTKDEMYVAKMKNGTLEYFETYPFETIPDLQIIKDARKDPNLSAFLSFSPAYRWEVTEESHGYTVKFVDLRYRSKGHYPFIAIVRLNSEHEILSSYTGWIFNNETLKRKLEVAI from the coding sequence ATGGATACGGGAACCCATGTTGTCATGGGAGTCGCTCTTGGCGGCTTAGCAACACTGGATCCTATCGTTTCTGGAAGTCCGACAATGACTCAGGCAGTGATGCTCGGTGCGATCATCGGCTCTCAAGCACCTGATTTTGACACGGTACTAAAACTAAAAAATAACGCAACCTACTTAAGACATCATAGGGGAGTTACTCACTCTATACCAGCTTGGTTTATATGGCCAACACTCATCACTATCGTTTTGACACTTACTATTCCAAACGTGAACGTACTTCACCTATGGCTATGGACGTTTTTAGCTGTATTCCTTCATGTTTTTGTTGATATTTTTAATGCATATGGAACGAAGGCTTTTGCTCCTATTAAGGATAAGTGGATTGCATTAGGCGTTATTAATATTTTTGACATCTTTATATTTATCACTCACATTATCGGCATTATTCTTTGGCGATTTGGTACAGACCCAGGTTGGACGTTTTTAGCGATGTACGCAGTAATTACCTGTTACTATATTTGGAGAGTACGTGCGCAACGGGCAGTTTACCGTTATGTAAAAAGTCTTCATCCTGACGCAACGCATATTTTCACATCACCTACGTACCGGTGGAACAGTTGGCATATCGTTGTGCGTACAAAAGATGAAATGTACGTTGCTAAAATGAAGAATGGGACTCTAGAGTATTTTGAAACATATCCTTTTGAGACAATTCCTGATTTGCAAATCATTAAGGATGCTCGTAAGGACCCAAATTTAAGTGCGTTTCTCTCTTTTTCTCCTGCATATCGATGGGAGGTTACTGAGGAATCGCATGGATATACTGTAAAATTTGTTGATCTTCGTTATCGTAGTAAAGGGCATTATCCGTTCATTGCTATCGTGCGATTAAACTCTGAACATGAAATACTTTCCTCTTACACGGGGTGGATTTTTAATAATGAAACGTTGAAGAGAAAGCTTGAAGTTGCAATTTAA
- the mutY gene encoding A/G-specific adenine glycosylase — protein sequence MNIEELREWPAEDFQANLLHWYEENKRDLPWRRERDPYKIWVSEIMLQQTKVDTVIPYYERFISLFPSAKALAEAEEETVLKAWEGLGYYSRARNLHAAVKEVNEVYGGMVPNNKAEISRLRGVGPYTAGAILSIAYNIPAPAVDGNVMRVVTRLLLMYDDISKVTTRKKIEAIIEQIISEQHPSEFNQALMELGALICTPRNPACLICPVQLQCRAREEGVQETLPVKAKKAKPKQKNMLALVVKNKAGQVLIQKRPETGLLANLWQFPNVEADNIEAIVNYMKETAQLEVDVNVTVKQHVKHVFTHLIWEIDVYSGEVGEWGEETDLESSSFKFVDKEDIDWYPFPVSHQKIIDRMVKGEE from the coding sequence ATGAATATAGAAGAATTACGAGAGTGGCCTGCAGAAGATTTTCAAGCTAACCTCCTTCATTGGTATGAAGAAAATAAAAGAGATTTACCTTGGAGAAGAGAGAGAGACCCTTATAAAATATGGGTGTCAGAAATCATGCTACAGCAAACGAAAGTCGATACAGTCATCCCTTATTATGAGAGGTTCATTTCCCTTTTTCCATCAGCTAAAGCACTGGCAGAAGCTGAGGAAGAAACAGTGCTAAAAGCGTGGGAAGGTCTAGGCTATTATTCGAGAGCGCGGAACTTACATGCGGCTGTCAAGGAAGTGAATGAAGTTTACGGTGGAATGGTTCCTAATAATAAAGCCGAGATTTCTCGTTTGCGAGGGGTTGGCCCTTATACTGCAGGAGCGATATTAAGTATTGCCTATAATATTCCAGCACCTGCCGTTGATGGGAATGTCATGCGTGTTGTGACGCGTCTTTTATTGATGTACGATGATATAAGCAAAGTGACTACGAGGAAAAAAATAGAAGCAATTATTGAACAAATTATTTCGGAACAACATCCATCTGAATTCAATCAAGCTTTAATGGAATTAGGCGCTCTCATCTGTACACCACGAAACCCTGCATGTCTCATTTGCCCAGTGCAACTTCAATGTAGAGCCCGCGAAGAGGGTGTACAAGAAACATTGCCAGTAAAGGCAAAAAAAGCGAAGCCAAAGCAAAAAAATATGCTAGCGCTCGTAGTGAAAAATAAAGCTGGACAAGTTTTAATTCAAAAACGACCAGAAACGGGTTTACTAGCAAATCTATGGCAGTTTCCGAATGTGGAAGCAGACAATATAGAAGCTATCGTTAATTATATGAAGGAGACAGCCCAGTTAGAGGTCGATGTAAACGTCACAGTGAAGCAGCACGTTAAACACGTTTTTACACATCTTATTTGGGAGATTGATGTGTATAGCGGTGAAGTTGGAGAATGGGGCGAAGAAACGGATCTAGAAAGTAGCTCCTTCAAGTTTGTCGATAAGGAAGATATAGATTGGTATCCATTCCCAGTATCACATCAAAAAATCATTGACCGCATGGTGAAGGGGGAAGAGTAA
- a CDS encoding SDR family NAD(P)-dependent oxidoreductase translates to MDLNLSEKKVLITGGSKGIGKGIAKAFLKEGAQVGVVARDEKALNALKNEEEKIAIFQGDMTSEADRIRVFNEFMNEFENIDILINNAGGSQGSTVEETNIEEFEQAMQLNFFSAVHLSKLAYSEMKKQKTGSIINISSIFGRESGGKVTYNNAKSAMISFTKAFADEAVKNGVRVNGVAPGSILHPTGNWQRRLEENPDKMKQFVEDEIPAGRFGTVGEVADVVVFLASERAKWVIGATLNVDGGQSRANF, encoded by the coding sequence GTGGACTTAAACTTATCAGAAAAAAAAGTGTTGATTACAGGTGGCTCAAAAGGGATTGGAAAAGGAATTGCAAAAGCTTTTCTAAAAGAAGGCGCACAAGTTGGTGTAGTAGCAAGAGACGAGAAAGCACTGAATGCTTTAAAGAATGAAGAAGAGAAAATCGCTATTTTTCAAGGGGATATGACATCAGAAGCGGATAGAATTCGCGTTTTCAATGAGTTTATGAATGAGTTTGAAAATATCGATATTTTAATCAATAATGCGGGGGGCTCACAAGGTTCCACAGTAGAAGAGACAAATATCGAAGAGTTTGAGCAAGCAATGCAATTAAATTTCTTTTCAGCTGTTCACCTTTCAAAGCTAGCGTATAGCGAAATGAAAAAGCAAAAAACCGGAAGTATCATAAACATATCCTCCATTTTTGGAAGAGAAAGTGGTGGGAAAGTAACCTACAACAACGCAAAATCAGCAATGATTTCTTTTACGAAGGCATTTGCTGACGAGGCGGTAAAAAATGGTGTCCGCGTCAATGGCGTAGCTCCAGGAAGCATACTGCATCCAACAGGAAATTGGCAACGCCGTTTAGAGGAAAACCCAGATAAGATGAAGCAATTTGTCGAGGACGAAATTCCGGCAGGACGTTTTGGAACAGTGGGGGAGGTTGCTGATGTCGTTGTTTTCTTAGCATCGGAACGTGCTAAATGGGTTATAGGTGCAACCTTAAATGTAGATGGTGGACAATCAAGAGCAAATTTTTAA